The Columba livia isolate bColLiv1 breed racing homer chromosome W, bColLiv1.pat.W.v2, whole genome shotgun sequence genome window below encodes:
- the LOC102090854 gene encoding 3-ketoacyl-CoA thiolase, mitochondrial, with the protein MCGGSGAGAAGAERSGSAMALLRGVFIVAAKRTPFGAYGGLLKDFSATDLTEIAARAALAAGKVSPEIIDSVIVGNVIQSAADGIYIARHAGLRVGVPVPVPALTVNRLCGSGFQSIANGCQEICLNDSEVVLCGGAENMSQAPYAVRNIRFGTRLGAELKLEDTLWAGLTDTHVKLPMALTAENLAAKYNITREDCDRYALKTQQRCKAAQDAGYFNAEMAPIEVKTRKGKETMEKDEHPKPQTTPEQLAKLPCVFKKDGTVTAGNASGVCDGAGAVIIASESALKKHSLTPLARVVAYHASGCDPSIMGIGPVPAITEVLKKAGLTLKDMDLVEVNEAFAPQYLAVEKVLGLDPEKTNVNGGAIAIGHPLGASGSRITAHLVHELRRRGGKYAVGSACIGGGQGIALVIENTA; encoded by the exons ATGTGCGGCGGGTCAGGCGCTGGCGCGgcgggagcggagcggagcgggtcGGCCATGGCGCTTCTGAGGG GCGTGTTCATCGTCGCGGCGAAGCGAACGCCGTTTGGGGCCTATGGAGGTTTGCTGAAGGATTTCAGCGCCACCGACCTGACGGAAATCGCCGCTCGGGCCGCGCTGGCCGCCGGCAAAGTCTCTCCCGAGATCATCGACAGCGTCATCGTCGGCAACGTCATACAG AGCGCCGCGGACGGGATTTATATCGCGAGACACGCTGGGTTACGGGTGGGAGTTCCCGTCCCGGTTCCAGCCCTCACCGTCAACAGACTTTGCGGCTCTGGTTTCCAATCCATTGCCAATGGATGTCAG GAAATTTGCCTTAACGACTCCGAAGTTGTTCTGTGTGGCGGAGCTGAAAATATGAGCCAGGCTCCATATGCAGTTCGAAACATTCGGTTTGGAACCAGATTAGGAGCAGAACTCAAG CTGGAAGACACGTTGTGGGCCGGCCTAACAGATACGCACGTTAAACTCCCTATGGCGCTTACGGCTGAAAATCTGGCCGCAAAATACAACATCACGCGGGAGGACTGTGACCGATACGCCCTCAAAACCCAACAGAGGTGTAAAGCTG CTCAGGACGCCGGTTACTTTAACGCTGAGATGGCACCGATTGAAGTGAAAacgagaaaggggaaagaaactaTGGAAAAGGATGAGCACCCCAAACCCCAGACCACCCCAGAACAGCTGGCAAAGCTCCCGTGTGTGTTTAAGAAGGACGGGACGGTCACTGCCGGGAACGCTTCG GGGGTGTGCGATGGAGCTGGTGCTGTCATCATTGCCAGTGAATCGGCCCTGAAGAAGCACAGTCTTACTCCTCTGGCACGAGTAGTCGCGTATCATGCGTCTGGCTGCGACCCTTCCATCATGGGCATCG GCCCTGTACCTGCAATCACCGAGGTTCTGAAGAAAGCAGGATTGACCCTGAAGGACATGGATTTGGTAGAG GTGAACGAGGCGTTCGCACCTCAGTATTTAGCTGTCGAAAAAGTTTTGGGCCTTGACCCTGAAAAAACCAACGTCAACGGCGGTGCCATCGCCATAGGTCACCCTTTGGGTGCGTCGGGATCGCGAATCACAGCTCATCTGGTTCATGAATTAAG GCGTCGTGGTGGGAAATATGCGGTTGGCTCGGCTTGCATTGGCGGCGGACAAGGAATTGCTCTTGTCATAGAGAACACGGCCTGA